In Arthrobacter sp. SLBN-83, one DNA window encodes the following:
- a CDS encoding glycosyltransferase family 87 protein translates to MHETQPPEEARRPRIVVPSRSDDLLRNFTEVLGGPLGTRTDPGVVSPGIFTVERVLVVLTALAALVGILLKGYCRVNGWETPTQFYATCYSDFPELFRNRGLAAGVFPILGSGSQFEYPVLIGLIAGITAWLVPGGDPNAMALAYFDINAVLLAAVAMVTVVVVARMPGRRPWDAAMVALAPGIVLAGTINWDLWAACLLAVGMYFFARKRLVLAGVLIGLATATKLYPVLVLGAILLLAIRSGKWRPLLVTGGSAAVTWLLVNLPFAAVNPSGWAFFFQYSADRGAGYSSAWFAYNLVAGRLGWSGLGADGVSILSAGFFLLACAGIALVALAAPRRPRLAQLAFLIVAAFILTSKVYSPQYVVWLIPLLALARPRWRDFLVWQGIEALHWAAIWMYLGQVTSAGASQHNLDMPYYVLAVAAHMAAVAYLMARVTWDIFNPAYDPIRRHHLDDPHGGPFNDAPDRFRWRIRRGSALPLPSKASPSL, encoded by the coding sequence ATGCACGAGACCCAGCCGCCGGAGGAAGCACGACGGCCCCGAATCGTGGTGCCCAGCCGCAGTGATGACCTGCTGCGGAATTTCACGGAGGTGCTCGGCGGCCCGCTGGGGACCCGGACCGACCCCGGGGTGGTCTCCCCCGGCATCTTCACCGTGGAGCGGGTGCTGGTGGTCCTCACGGCGCTGGCAGCCCTGGTGGGGATCCTGCTGAAGGGATACTGCAGGGTCAACGGCTGGGAGACACCCACACAGTTCTACGCCACCTGCTATTCGGACTTCCCCGAGCTGTTCCGCAACCGCGGCCTGGCAGCGGGGGTCTTCCCCATCCTGGGCAGCGGGAGCCAGTTCGAATACCCCGTGCTCATCGGACTCATCGCAGGGATCACGGCCTGGTTGGTGCCCGGCGGAGACCCCAATGCCATGGCGCTGGCCTACTTTGACATCAACGCCGTGCTGCTGGCGGCCGTGGCCATGGTCACCGTGGTGGTGGTTGCCCGTATGCCCGGCCGCCGGCCCTGGGACGCGGCCATGGTGGCCCTGGCGCCGGGAATCGTGCTGGCCGGCACCATCAACTGGGACCTTTGGGCTGCCTGCCTGCTTGCCGTGGGCATGTACTTTTTCGCGCGGAAGCGGCTTGTCCTTGCAGGGGTGCTGATCGGGCTGGCCACCGCAACCAAGCTGTATCCGGTACTGGTACTCGGAGCCATCCTGCTGCTCGCTATCCGGTCAGGCAAATGGCGGCCGCTGCTGGTGACCGGCGGAAGTGCAGCCGTCACGTGGCTCTTGGTCAATCTGCCGTTCGCGGCGGTGAACCCCTCCGGCTGGGCCTTTTTCTTCCAGTACAGCGCCGATCGTGGCGCCGGCTACAGTTCAGCCTGGTTCGCCTACAACCTGGTGGCGGGCAGGCTGGGCTGGTCCGGGCTGGGCGCCGACGGCGTCAGCATCCTGTCCGCCGGGTTCTTCCTGCTGGCCTGCGCCGGAATCGCCCTTGTAGCCCTGGCCGCGCCCCGCCGTCCCCGCCTGGCGCAGTTGGCGTTCCTGATCGTCGCGGCCTTCATCCTCACCAGCAAGGTCTATTCGCCCCAATACGTGGTGTGGTTGATTCCGCTCCTGGCCCTGGCCCGGCCGCGGTGGCGCGACTTCCTGGTGTGGCAGGGCATCGAAGCCCTGCATTGGGCCGCGATCTGGATGTACCTTGGACAGGTGACCAGCGCAGGTGCCTCCCAACACAACCTGGACATGCCGTATTACGTCCTCGCCGTCGCCGCGCACATGGCCGCGGTGGCGTACCTCATGGCACGCGTCACCTGGGATATCTTCAACCCCGCATACGACCCCATCCGCCGGCACCACCTCGATGACCCGCACGGCGGCCCCTTCAACGACGCACCGGACCGGTTCCGGTGGCGCATCCGACGCGGCTCCGCCTTGCCCCTCCCTTCGAAAGCTTCGCCCTCACTCTGA
- the murJ gene encoding murein biosynthesis integral membrane protein MurJ, whose protein sequence is MSATNFPSDRSGRPDDAAPDGVPPEPAAPDIAQPAAAGVSETRSSAIMAAGTLVSRFLGFGKTWMLGTALGLGSTVNDTFINANNLPNLIFLLVAGGVFNAVLVPQIIKASKAPDRGADYISRLLTLAVLLLFGLTALVTLAAPAVIELTTQGYSPQQKALAVTFAFWCLPQIFFYGLYALLTQVLNANGAFGPAMWAPILNNLVAIAGLGMFIWIFGTNEFSRHTIDNWGATETLLVAGFSTIGVLSQTAILLVPVFRLKLGLRPRFGWRGVGLGHAARLSIWTLLTAAVGQLAFLYVMRIATIPGAERIRLQEAGDPSASTLPGNAVLEVASQLYLLPHSIIALSLATVLFNRMTRASQDGNRAELRDALSHGLRTMAVATVFGALALFALAGPLGMFFSGGLRQDGVMLAQTLTILALSTPFMSANFMMSRVFYANEDARTPFYVQLLLAVVYVAGAFAIQFLPVGRIIYAIAVLYMVGNILSVIISAFFLRRMLGSLDGPRIANSYIRMGYAALGSAITGAGALWLMGSYNPDGFAWSGRLQALVTVAVAGPVMLAVYFLLLRLFRVSELSDMLRPLLGRLGRGGPAPAPDAGDTPSPASAEGSSGHRPERATTSVDTGLIPRISGEFDAVSFRAGPDPQRGARRQETHDGGTRQGADGGYLPGEDQPSTARGGLLSEQIPLPGRRTYQGKAGENPYFNSRRKRKK, encoded by the coding sequence ATGTCAGCTACCAACTTTCCTTCCGACCGGTCCGGCCGGCCCGATGACGCGGCACCCGATGGCGTGCCCCCTGAGCCGGCGGCGCCGGACATCGCCCAGCCCGCAGCAGCGGGCGTCAGCGAGACGCGTTCCAGTGCCATCATGGCTGCGGGCACGCTCGTGTCGCGCTTCCTGGGCTTCGGCAAGACCTGGATGCTGGGTACCGCTTTGGGTCTTGGCTCAACGGTCAATGACACCTTCATCAACGCCAACAACCTGCCCAACCTGATCTTCCTGCTGGTGGCCGGCGGCGTGTTCAATGCCGTGCTGGTGCCGCAGATCATCAAGGCCAGCAAGGCTCCTGACAGGGGAGCGGACTACATTAGCCGGCTGCTGACGCTGGCGGTCCTGCTCCTGTTCGGCCTGACGGCCTTGGTCACCCTGGCGGCCCCGGCAGTGATCGAGCTGACCACCCAGGGCTACTCGCCGCAGCAAAAAGCCCTGGCGGTCACGTTCGCGTTCTGGTGCCTGCCGCAGATCTTCTTCTACGGCCTTTACGCCCTGCTTACCCAGGTGCTGAACGCCAACGGCGCGTTCGGCCCTGCCATGTGGGCCCCCATCCTGAACAACCTGGTGGCAATTGCCGGCCTGGGCATGTTTATTTGGATCTTCGGCACCAACGAGTTCAGCCGCCACACCATTGACAACTGGGGTGCCACGGAAACCCTCCTGGTGGCGGGGTTCTCCACCATCGGTGTGCTGTCCCAGACCGCCATCCTGCTGGTCCCGGTCTTCCGCCTCAAGCTCGGACTCCGTCCAAGGTTCGGGTGGCGGGGCGTAGGACTGGGCCACGCTGCCCGGTTGAGCATCTGGACGCTCCTGACGGCCGCCGTCGGGCAGCTCGCCTTCCTGTACGTCATGCGCATCGCCACCATCCCCGGCGCGGAACGCATCCGGCTGCAGGAGGCGGGGGACCCGTCCGCCTCAACGCTTCCAGGCAACGCCGTCCTCGAGGTCGCCAGCCAGCTGTACCTGCTCCCACACTCCATCATCGCCCTGTCCCTGGCCACGGTCCTCTTCAACCGCATGACACGGGCGTCGCAGGACGGCAACCGTGCTGAACTGCGCGATGCACTCTCGCACGGGCTGCGGACCATGGCCGTGGCCACCGTTTTCGGCGCCCTGGCACTGTTCGCCCTGGCCGGTCCGCTGGGCATGTTCTTCTCCGGCGGACTGCGCCAAGACGGCGTCATGCTGGCCCAGACGCTCACCATCCTGGCCCTCAGCACGCCGTTCATGAGCGCCAACTTCATGATGTCCCGCGTCTTCTACGCCAACGAGGACGCGCGCACTCCCTTCTACGTGCAGCTGCTCCTCGCGGTGGTGTACGTGGCCGGTGCGTTCGCCATCCAGTTCCTGCCCGTGGGCCGGATCATCTACGCCATCGCCGTCCTTTATATGGTGGGCAACATCCTCTCCGTGATCATCAGCGCGTTCTTCCTGCGGCGCATGCTGGGCAGCCTCGACGGGCCGCGGATCGCCAACTCCTACATCCGCATGGGGTACGCGGCCCTGGGCTCGGCCATTACCGGCGCCGGTGCCCTGTGGCTGATGGGCAGCTACAACCCGGACGGCTTCGCATGGAGCGGCCGCCTCCAGGCACTGGTGACCGTTGCCGTGGCAGGACCCGTCATGCTGGCCGTCTACTTCCTGCTGCTGCGGCTGTTCCGGGTCTCCGAGCTCAGCGACATGCTCCGGCCGCTGCTGGGCCGGCTTGGCCGCGGTGGCCCTGCCCCTGCCCCCGATGCCGGGGACACGCCGTCGCCCGCTTCTGCTGAAGGTTCCTCCGGCCATCGTCCTGAACGGGCCACCACCTCCGTGGACACCGGCCTCATCCCAAGGATCTCCGGTGAGTTCGACGCCGTCTCCTTCCGTGCGGGACCGGATCCGCAGCGGGGCGCCCGCCGGCAGGAAACGCACGACGGCGGCACCCGGCAAGGTGCCGATGGAGGCTACCTGCCGGGCGAGGACCAGCCAAGCACAGCCCGTGGCGGCCTGCTCAGCGAACAGATTCCGCTTCCCGGCCGTCGGACCTACCAGGGCAAAGCCGGCGAGAACCCGTATTTCAACAGCCGGCGCAAGCGTAAAAAGTGA
- a CDS encoding penicillin-binding transpeptidase domain-containing protein, which yields MGKSTTKLSLAVAALILGTSLVACDDGKSGAEAAVQQLASAVSALDVGSVAFDGKDAAAANDQLHQVFAALDPQKPQVQAGALTLDGDKASAPLNYTWKFGDAEWKYTIAANFKKSGDKWLTVWDPALLAPGLADSEIVTKGSQSPKRADILGAGDVPLVTYRPVVNVGIDKPQLGGADPADSAGKLAALVGVDPAAYVQQVKAAGEQAFVSAITLREEGRTISDQQIQAIPGARGIPASIPLAPSRTFARAVLGSVGEASAEQIEASGGKLAAGDVTGIGGLQQQYDEQLRGSDAVVIRAQRADLTREQIQSAGTDPRRVLFQVDPKPGTPLKTTLDPRLQTLAESTLEGVKPASAIVALRPSTGAVLAAASGPGSNGYNTAMLGQYAPGSIFKMVDSLAMFRNGMTPDSTVQCTPTLNVDGRTFKNSEGYPETSLGAVTLRDAFAHSCNTAFISQRDSVSQAQLEAAATSMGVAVEAPKLGAEAFLGSVPGQAQGTEHAASMIGQGKVLLSPLAAAIMAGSVAKGAPVSAQLVLNPDAGAPAAGTTAGSTAPAAETTSTATAEAPSTASDKPITAAEAASLADMMRAVVTSGHAGFLSSVPGAPVGAKTGTAEFGTENPPKTHAWIVAVHGDLAVAVFVEDGGLGATTSGPLLKQFLIAAG from the coding sequence ATGGGGAAATCAACAACAAAACTTTCGCTTGCCGTAGCTGCGCTCATTCTGGGAACCTCGCTGGTGGCCTGCGATGACGGAAAGTCCGGGGCGGAAGCCGCCGTTCAACAACTGGCCAGCGCGGTTTCGGCGCTGGATGTAGGGTCTGTGGCCTTTGACGGCAAGGACGCTGCGGCGGCCAACGACCAGCTCCACCAGGTCTTCGCGGCCCTGGACCCGCAAAAGCCGCAGGTCCAGGCAGGCGCGCTCACGCTCGACGGCGACAAGGCCTCCGCCCCTCTGAATTACACCTGGAAGTTCGGCGACGCCGAGTGGAAGTACACCATTGCGGCGAACTTCAAGAAGTCCGGCGACAAGTGGCTCACCGTCTGGGACCCTGCCCTGCTGGCACCCGGCCTTGCGGACAGCGAGATCGTGACCAAGGGCTCCCAGTCGCCCAAACGTGCGGACATCCTGGGTGCCGGTGATGTGCCGCTGGTGACCTACCGTCCCGTGGTGAACGTGGGCATCGACAAGCCCCAACTGGGCGGCGCAGACCCGGCCGATTCCGCCGGCAAGCTTGCTGCCCTGGTGGGAGTGGATCCTGCCGCCTACGTGCAGCAGGTCAAGGCCGCCGGTGAACAGGCCTTCGTTTCCGCGATCACCCTGCGGGAAGAGGGCCGGACTATCTCCGACCAGCAGATCCAGGCCATCCCGGGTGCACGGGGCATCCCTGCATCGATCCCGCTGGCCCCCAGCCGGACGTTTGCCCGTGCCGTGCTGGGCTCGGTGGGTGAAGCCTCCGCAGAGCAGATTGAAGCCTCGGGAGGCAAGCTGGCTGCAGGCGACGTCACCGGCATCGGCGGTCTCCAGCAGCAGTACGATGAACAGCTCCGCGGCTCAGACGCCGTCGTCATCCGCGCACAGCGGGCCGACCTGACCCGCGAGCAGATACAGTCGGCCGGCACCGACCCCCGCCGCGTCCTGTTCCAGGTGGACCCCAAGCCCGGGACACCACTGAAAACCACCCTCGATCCCCGGCTGCAGACGCTGGCGGAGAGCACATTGGAGGGGGTCAAACCGGCATCGGCCATCGTGGCGCTGCGTCCGTCCACCGGCGCTGTCCTGGCAGCTGCATCCGGGCCGGGCAGCAACGGCTACAACACCGCCATGCTGGGACAGTATGCGCCGGGCTCCATCTTCAAAATGGTGGATTCCCTCGCCATGTTCCGCAACGGCATGACGCCGGACTCCACCGTCCAGTGCACGCCCACGCTCAACGTGGATGGACGGACCTTCAAGAACTCCGAGGGCTACCCCGAAACCTCGCTGGGCGCGGTCACCCTGCGCGATGCTTTTGCCCACTCCTGCAACACCGCCTTCATCTCGCAGCGCGACTCTGTCTCCCAGGCCCAGCTCGAAGCGGCAGCCACGTCCATGGGAGTGGCGGTCGAGGCACCCAAACTCGGCGCCGAAGCTTTCCTGGGCTCCGTGCCCGGCCAGGCCCAGGGGACCGAGCACGCTGCCTCCATGATCGGGCAGGGCAAGGTGCTGCTGTCCCCGCTGGCCGCGGCAATCATGGCCGGGTCGGTCGCCAAGGGCGCCCCGGTCTCGGCGCAGCTGGTCCTCAATCCCGACGCCGGAGCTCCCGCTGCCGGAACGACGGCAGGGTCCACCGCGCCGGCAGCCGAAACGACGTCCACAGCCACGGCCGAGGCGCCCTCCACGGCGTCGGACAAACCCATCACCGCAGCGGAGGCGGCGTCCCTCGCGGACATGATGCGCGCCGTCGTCACTTCCGGCCACGCGGGATTCCTCTCCAGCGTCCCCGGCGCCCCCGTGGGAGCCAAGACCGGAACCGCGGAATTCGGCACCGAGAACCCGCCGAAGACCCATGCCTGGATCGTGGCCGTGCATGGCGACCTGGCCGTGGCCGTCTTCGTGGAGGACGGCGGCCTGGGTGCCACCACCTCCGGGCCGCTGCTGAAGCAGTTCCTCATCGCCGCCGGCTAG
- a CDS encoding phytoene desaturase family protein: MVDVAVVGSGPNGLSAAAVMARAGLSVEVFEAAPKIGGGTRTTELMQPGHFHDVCSAVHPMAVASPFFRAFELPRRVDLITPDVSFGSPLEGGRAALAYKSLDKTAEVLGQDGPAYRRLMEPLVRHIDDVMEFTQNQLLRIPRNPLVAGIYGLRTLEQGTGLWNLRFREELAPALLSGVAAHAISHLPSLAASGAGLMLGALGHAGGWPIPRGGSASIAAALADDIRAHGGVIHTGTPIDRLQQLPAARATLLDVAPRGLLDMAGGSLPGHYRRALERFRYGNGSCKVDFILSGPVPWQASALSESGTVHVGGTRAELARSENEVSAGRHPERPYVLVAQPSRFDPSRAPAGRHTLWTYCHVPSGSTKDMTNQIVAQLERFAPGFRDLVVESHVITAAELAEYNRNYIGGDFSAGIMDVRGLIQKPVVSPVPWRTPLLGVYLCSSSTPPGPGVTGMPGMYAAKHALKDVFKLPVPDLGLA, encoded by the coding sequence GTGGTTGATGTTGCGGTAGTTGGATCCGGCCCGAACGGGCTCTCGGCAGCAGCGGTCATGGCACGCGCCGGGCTGTCGGTGGAGGTCTTCGAGGCCGCACCAAAGATCGGCGGAGGCACGCGGACCACCGAGTTGATGCAGCCCGGCCACTTCCATGACGTCTGCTCCGCGGTGCATCCGATGGCCGTCGCTTCACCCTTCTTCCGCGCCTTCGAGCTGCCCCGGAGGGTGGACCTGATCACGCCGGACGTGTCTTTCGGGTCTCCGCTGGAGGGGGGCCGCGCGGCCTTGGCCTACAAGTCCCTGGACAAGACCGCGGAGGTACTTGGGCAGGACGGCCCGGCGTACCGGAGGCTCATGGAACCGCTGGTCCGCCATATCGACGACGTCATGGAGTTCACCCAGAACCAGCTCCTCCGAATCCCCCGGAACCCGCTTGTGGCCGGCATTTACGGGCTACGGACCCTGGAACAGGGAACCGGGCTGTGGAACCTCCGGTTCCGGGAAGAGCTTGCCCCGGCCCTGCTCAGCGGGGTGGCGGCGCACGCCATTTCGCACTTGCCGTCCCTGGCCGCGTCCGGGGCCGGCCTCATGCTTGGCGCCCTGGGGCATGCAGGTGGATGGCCCATCCCCCGCGGTGGTTCTGCCTCGATAGCGGCAGCACTGGCTGATGACATCCGCGCCCATGGAGGCGTGATCCACACCGGGACACCGATAGACCGGCTGCAGCAGCTTCCGGCCGCCCGGGCTACCCTGCTGGACGTGGCACCCCGGGGACTTCTGGACATGGCAGGGGGATCTCTCCCGGGTCACTACCGGCGGGCACTGGAGCGCTTCCGCTACGGCAACGGCTCCTGCAAGGTGGACTTCATCCTGTCCGGGCCGGTGCCGTGGCAGGCCAGTGCGCTTTCTGAATCCGGCACCGTCCACGTGGGCGGCACGCGGGCGGAACTGGCACGCTCTGAAAACGAGGTCAGCGCCGGACGCCATCCTGAACGGCCCTACGTGCTCGTGGCCCAGCCGTCCCGGTTCGACCCGAGCCGGGCCCCTGCCGGCCGGCACACCCTCTGGACCTATTGCCACGTGCCCTCCGGCTCTACAAAGGACATGACCAACCAAATCGTGGCCCAGCTGGAACGGTTCGCTCCGGGCTTCCGCGACCTGGTGGTGGAATCGCACGTCATCACCGCGGCGGAGCTGGCTGAGTACAACCGCAACTACATCGGGGGTGACTTCAGTGCCGGCATTATGGACGTCCGGGGGCTTATCCAGAAGCCTGTGGTCTCCCCCGTCCCGTGGCGGACGCCGCTGCTGGGCGTCTACCTCTGCTCGTCGTCAACCCCGCCGGGGCCGGGGGTTACCGGCATGCCGGGGATGTATGCGGCAAAGCACGCCCTTAAGGATGTGTTCAAGCTGCCGGTCCCGGACCTGGGACTCGCCTAG
- a CDS encoding histidine phosphatase family protein translates to MTNSAFAPRPQLWILRHGETEWSKSGQYTGLTDLPLTVEGEQQAVEARKVLDGVDFDLVLTSPLRRARRTAELAGFPDARHEPLAVEWNYGDYEGISSDLIRKDNPDYLIWTHGVPNGETLDEVAARADKIIGRILESGMDNVLIVAHGHFSRILTARWLELPPTEGRHFILGTAKVCTLGWDKKTPAIVRWGL, encoded by the coding sequence GTGACCAATTCCGCCTTTGCCCCGCGCCCGCAGCTCTGGATCCTCCGCCATGGTGAGACGGAATGGTCCAAGAGCGGGCAGTACACCGGCCTGACCGACCTTCCCCTGACGGTGGAAGGCGAGCAGCAGGCCGTGGAGGCCCGCAAGGTGCTGGACGGCGTCGACTTTGACCTGGTGCTCACCTCCCCGCTGCGGCGGGCACGGCGGACGGCCGAACTCGCCGGGTTCCCCGATGCCCGGCACGAACCGCTCGCGGTTGAATGGAACTACGGCGACTATGAGGGCATCAGCTCGGACCTGATCCGCAAGGACAACCCCGATTACCTGATCTGGACGCACGGTGTGCCCAACGGTGAAACGCTGGACGAGGTGGCCGCGCGGGCGGACAAGATCATCGGCCGGATCCTGGAATCCGGAATGGACAACGTGCTGATCGTGGCGCACGGACACTTCTCCCGGATCCTCACCGCGCGCTGGCTGGAATTGCCGCCCACTGAAGGCCGGCACTTTATCCTGGGAACTGCCAAGGTGTGCACTTTGGGATGGGATAAAAAGACACCCGCTATTGTGCGCTGGGGCCTATAA
- a CDS encoding CCA tRNA nucleotidyltransferase, with translation MSHAHHKIDTHTVDFKVDPVVLELGQRFVDAGHELSLVGGPVRDLFLGRTSPDLDFTTDATPDQTVALIKKWADNFWEIGKAFGTIGMRKAGFQIEITTYRAEAYDPDSRKPVVAFGSSLTDDLLRRDFTINAMALKLPSMELVDPFGGVRDLHASLLATPGSPEASFSDDPLRMMRAARFAAQLGVSVRDDVREAMTNMADRIKIISAERVRDELVKMVCGARPRTGIDLLVDTGLAEHVLPEVSALRLESDEHHRHKDVYQHSLQVLEQAAGLETDAEGPVPGPDFVLRFAALMHDVGKPATRRFEPGGAVSFRHHDMVGAKLTTKRMKALRFDNDTTKAVARLVELHMRFYGYGDAGWSDSAVRRYVTDAGPLLERLHRLTRSDVTTRNQRKADRLSFAYDDLESRIATLREQESLDAVRPDLDGAAIMALLGLKPGPVVGRAYKFLLNERMEHGPLPTEEAEARLLHWWAEQPESAPAAPGAEASPAVVEPSPVEESK, from the coding sequence ATGTCGCACGCACATCACAAGATTGATACCCACACTGTCGACTTCAAGGTGGATCCGGTGGTCCTGGAGCTCGGGCAGCGCTTCGTGGACGCCGGCCACGAGTTGTCCCTTGTGGGCGGTCCCGTGCGCGACCTGTTCCTGGGGCGGACCTCCCCCGACCTGGACTTCACCACCGACGCCACACCCGACCAGACCGTGGCCCTGATCAAGAAGTGGGCTGACAACTTCTGGGAGATCGGCAAGGCCTTCGGCACCATCGGCATGCGCAAGGCCGGTTTCCAGATCGAGATCACCACCTACCGTGCGGAGGCCTACGATCCCGACTCCCGCAAGCCCGTGGTTGCGTTCGGCTCCTCCCTGACCGATGACCTGCTGCGCCGCGACTTCACCATCAACGCCATGGCGCTCAAGCTGCCCTCCATGGAACTGGTGGATCCGTTCGGCGGCGTTCGCGACCTCCATGCTTCCCTTCTGGCCACGCCCGGTTCGCCGGAGGCATCCTTTTCCGACGATCCCCTGCGGATGATGCGCGCCGCCCGGTTTGCAGCCCAGCTGGGGGTCTCCGTCCGGGACGACGTCCGGGAGGCAATGACCAACATGGCGGACCGGATCAAGATCATCTCCGCCGAGCGGGTGCGCGACGAACTGGTGAAGATGGTGTGCGGCGCCCGGCCGCGGACAGGCATCGACCTCCTGGTGGACACGGGGCTCGCGGAGCATGTGCTGCCCGAGGTTTCCGCCCTCCGCCTCGAATCCGACGAGCACCACCGGCACAAGGACGTCTACCAGCACTCCCTGCAGGTTTTGGAGCAGGCGGCCGGGCTTGAAACCGACGCGGAGGGTCCTGTGCCCGGGCCGGACTTCGTGCTGCGCTTTGCAGCATTAATGCACGACGTCGGCAAGCCGGCTACGCGCCGCTTCGAACCGGGCGGAGCGGTGAGCTTCCGCCACCACGACATGGTGGGTGCCAAGCTCACCACCAAGAGGATGAAGGCGCTGCGGTTCGACAACGACACCACCAAGGCCGTTGCGCGGCTGGTGGAACTCCACATGCGCTTCTACGGTTACGGCGATGCCGGATGGAGCGACTCGGCCGTCCGGCGCTACGTCACCGACGCCGGTCCGCTGCTGGAACGGCTGCACCGGCTCACCCGCTCTGACGTGACCACGCGCAACCAGCGCAAGGCAGACCGGCTGTCCTTCGCCTATGACGATCTTGAGTCCCGGATTGCCACACTCCGCGAACAGGAATCCCTGGATGCTGTGCGCCCGGACCTGGATGGAGCCGCCATCATGGCCCTGCTGGGGCTCAAGCCAGGGCCCGTGGTGGGACGGGCCTACAAGTTCCTCCTTAATGAGCGGATGGAACACGGACCGCTGCCCACGGAGGAAGCGGAGGCGCGCCTGCTCCACTGGTGGGCCGAACAGCCTGAATCCGCACCTGCCGCGCCCGGGGCAGAAGCCTCTCCCGCCGTCGTCGAACCTTCACCCGTTGAGGAGTCCAAGTGA
- a CDS encoding NUDIX hydrolase, producing MPSAIGAHVAPAQQSAPASLPTVEEVSAGGVVVDTSDAELRVAIIARLNRGGRLEWCLPKGHPEGKENNEEAAVREIAEETGIEGVILAPLGSIDYWFTVSGHRVHKTVHHYLLRATGGELTIENDPDQEAVDVAWVPIQELARKLSFPNERRIADLAREVLPGHL from the coding sequence TTGCCATCGGCAATCGGGGCGCACGTTGCCCCTGCCCAGCAGTCGGCACCGGCGTCGCTGCCCACGGTTGAGGAAGTCTCCGCCGGCGGCGTCGTGGTGGACACGTCCGACGCCGAACTGAGGGTGGCGATTATCGCCCGCCTTAACCGGGGTGGCCGGCTGGAGTGGTGCCTGCCGAAGGGCCATCCGGAGGGCAAGGAAAACAACGAAGAGGCCGCGGTCCGGGAAATTGCCGAGGAAACCGGCATCGAGGGCGTCATCCTGGCCCCGCTGGGCAGCATCGACTACTGGTTCACCGTCAGCGGGCACCGGGTGCACAAGACCGTGCACCATTACCTCCTGCGCGCCACCGGCGGCGAACTCACCATTGAGAACGATCCGGACCAGGAGGCCGTGGACGTCGCCTGGGTGCCCATCCAGGAGCTGGCACGGAAGCTGTCCTTCCCCAACGAACGCCGTATCGCCGACCTCGCCCGCGAAGTCCTGCCGGGACACCTCTAA